One Nocardioides luti DNA window includes the following coding sequences:
- a CDS encoding class I SAM-dependent methyltransferase, whose translation MSSSRALSFGSVAATYERFRPGYPDALVDAVLAYAGRPVRTALEVGAGTGKATRAFAARGIHVTATDPDAAMLAELRRHVPPSVTTLRAAFEDLPLTERRDLVLAAASLHWTEPLGRWERMAALLHPEGTVASFGGQLHLADPRVEQDVRAARAEHLVEDGFPSPDGTADEQAETAMEWPGTELLVSDLFTDVRQVVVERRLEQSREEYVGHLSTISAYLQLSPDVRALVLDRIRQALPERVVLDGDLTLHLARRA comes from the coding sequence ATGTCCTCCTCTCGCGCGCTGAGCTTCGGGTCGGTGGCGGCGACGTACGAACGCTTCCGGCCGGGCTACCCCGACGCGCTCGTCGACGCGGTCCTGGCGTACGCCGGCAGGCCGGTCCGCACGGCGCTCGAGGTCGGCGCCGGCACCGGCAAGGCGACGCGGGCCTTCGCCGCCCGCGGCATCCACGTGACGGCCACCGACCCGGACGCCGCGATGCTGGCCGAGCTGCGCCGGCACGTCCCGCCGTCCGTGACGACCCTGCGCGCGGCCTTCGAGGACCTGCCGCTGACCGAGCGGCGCGACCTGGTGCTCGCCGCGGCGTCGCTGCACTGGACCGAGCCGCTCGGCCGCTGGGAGCGGATGGCGGCGCTGCTGCACCCGGAGGGCACGGTCGCCTCCTTCGGCGGACAGCTGCACCTGGCCGACCCGCGGGTCGAGCAGGACGTGCGCGCGGCCCGGGCCGAGCACCTGGTCGAGGACGGGTTCCCGTCGCCGGACGGCACCGCGGACGAACAGGCGGAGACGGCGATGGAGTGGCCCGGGACCGAGCTGCTGGTCTCGGACCTCTTCACCGACGTGCGGCAGGTCGTCGTGGAGCGCCGCCTGGAGCAGTCGCGGGAGGAGTACGTCGGCCACCTGTCGACGATCTCGGCCTACCTCCAGCTCTCCCCCGACGTCCGCGCGCTGGTCCTCGACCGGATCCGGCAGGCGCTGCCGGAGCGCGTCGTCCTCGACGGCGACCTCACGCTGCACCTGGCGCGCCGGGCGTAA
- a CDS encoding class I SAM-dependent DNA methyltransferase: MTSSDLWDEDTAARYDEASADMFAPDVLDPAVDRLAALAGGGRVLELAVGTGRVAIPLVARGLEVVGIELSQPMVDQLHRKSPDLPVTVGDMATTTVPGEFALVYVVWNSISNVRTQDEQIACFANAARHLVPGGRFVIELWIPGIRRFPPGQAAVPFHLDERHAGFDTYDMATQQGTSHHYTRQPDGTTRYGASNFRYIWPAECDLMARLAGLELESRHADWQGAPFTNDSESHVSVWRKPA; encoded by the coding sequence ATGACGTCGAGCGATCTCTGGGACGAGGACACGGCCGCGCGGTACGACGAGGCCTCGGCCGACATGTTCGCGCCGGACGTGCTGGACCCGGCGGTCGACCGCCTGGCCGCGCTGGCGGGCGGCGGCCGGGTGCTCGAGCTCGCGGTCGGCACGGGACGCGTGGCGATCCCGCTGGTGGCACGCGGCCTCGAGGTCGTCGGCATCGAGCTGTCGCAGCCGATGGTCGACCAGCTGCACCGCAAGTCCCCCGACCTGCCGGTCACCGTCGGCGACATGGCGACGACGACCGTGCCGGGCGAGTTCGCCCTCGTCTACGTGGTGTGGAACAGCATCAGCAACGTGCGCACCCAGGACGAGCAGATCGCCTGCTTCGCCAACGCGGCCCGCCACCTGGTGCCCGGTGGGCGCTTCGTCATCGAGCTGTGGATCCCCGGGATCCGCCGGTTCCCGCCGGGCCAGGCGGCCGTGCCGTTCCACCTCGACGAGCGGCACGCGGGCTTCGACACCTACGACATGGCCACCCAGCAGGGCACCTCGCACCACTACACGCGCCAGCCCGACGGGACCACGAGGTACGGCGCGAGCAACTTCCGCTACATCTGGCCGGCCGAGTGCGACCTGATGGCGCGCCTCGCCGGCCTCGAGCTCGAGAGCCGCCACGCCGACTGGCAGGGCGCGCCGTTCACCAACGACAGCGAGAGCCACGTGTCGGTCTGGCGCAAGCCCGCCTGA
- a CDS encoding metallophosphoesterase family protein has translation MALERLALISDVHGNLTALEAVLADIDARGITRIFNLGDYVGKGPRGREVVELCRERCEVNILGNWDDFLPDPAREFDNDALRWWLDQLGPGQGEWLRALPFSHDFVMSGRRIRLFHASEETVHRRVRFDHDEAEFLGLFTNTPATGDGPVPDVVGYADTHDPYYETDRERRTVFNTGSVGNCMGDPTPVYVVLEGEMDSEVDAPFSITFVRVPYDWEAELAVAAEMGLPHLDGYTVEIRDGVYRGNLAAGEEPDYHRSPRP, from the coding sequence GTGGCTCTCGAACGACTGGCGCTGATCTCGGACGTGCACGGCAACCTCACCGCCCTCGAGGCGGTGCTGGCGGACATCGACGCCCGGGGGATCACGCGGATCTTCAACCTCGGCGACTACGTGGGCAAGGGTCCGCGCGGCCGCGAGGTCGTCGAGCTGTGCCGCGAGCGGTGCGAGGTCAACATCCTGGGCAACTGGGACGACTTCCTCCCGGACCCGGCTCGCGAGTTCGACAACGACGCGTTGCGCTGGTGGCTCGACCAGCTGGGGCCGGGGCAGGGCGAGTGGCTGCGCGCGCTGCCGTTCAGCCACGACTTCGTGATGAGCGGGCGCCGGATCCGGCTGTTCCACGCCTCCGAGGAGACGGTGCACCGGCGGGTGCGCTTCGACCACGACGAGGCGGAGTTCCTCGGCCTGTTCACCAACACCCCGGCGACCGGCGACGGCCCCGTGCCCGACGTCGTGGGGTACGCCGACACCCACGACCCGTACTACGAGACCGACCGCGAGCGCCGCACCGTCTTCAACACCGGCAGCGTCGGCAACTGCATGGGGGATCCCACCCCGGTCTACGTCGTCCTCGAGGGCGAGATGGACTCCGAGGTCGACGCGCCGTTCTCGATCACGTTCGTCCGCGTTCCCTACGACTGGGAGGCCGAGCTGGCCGTCGCGGCCGAGATGGGGCTGCCGCACCTCGACGGCTACACCGTCGAGATCCGCGACGGCGTCTACCGCGGCAACCTCGCGGCCGGCGAGGAGCCGGACTACCACCGCTCGCCCCGGCCGTGA
- a CDS encoding adenylate kinase, whose product MTRRVLVYGVTGSGKSTAAARIAERTGLPLTLVDELTWLPGWVPLEVEAQRELFAEIVAGERWVLDSAYSHWIDLVLARTDLVVGLDYPRWLSLSRLVRRTVRRATDKRPVCNGNTESWRQLLSRDSIVGWHFQSFARKRARMRAWAGDPTKPEVLLFRRPRDLERWIATLG is encoded by the coding sequence GTGACCCGACGCGTCCTCGTCTACGGCGTCACCGGGTCCGGCAAGAGCACCGCCGCCGCCCGGATCGCCGAGCGGACCGGCCTGCCGCTGACGCTCGTCGACGAGCTCACCTGGCTGCCCGGCTGGGTGCCGCTCGAGGTCGAGGCGCAGCGCGAGCTCTTCGCGGAGATCGTCGCGGGGGAGCGGTGGGTGCTCGACTCGGCGTACAGCCACTGGATCGACCTCGTCCTGGCCCGCACGGACCTGGTCGTCGGCCTCGACTACCCGCGCTGGCTCTCGCTCTCCCGGCTGGTCCGGCGCACCGTGCGGCGCGCGACCGACAAGCGGCCGGTCTGCAACGGCAACACCGAGTCGTGGCGCCAGCTCCTGTCGCGGGACTCCATCGTGGGCTGGCACTTCCAGTCGTTCGCGCGCAAGCGCGCCCGGATGCGGGCGTGGGCCGGCGACCCGACGAAGCCCGAGGTGCTGCTCTTCCGGCGGCCCCGTGACCTGGAGCGCTGGATCGCGACGCTCGGCTGA
- a CDS encoding YciI family protein, producing the protein MPKYLLLKHYRGGPEQHRPSPPLDQWAPEDVEAHMAFLRHVSEMLVETGEFVDAQALTPERTFVRYGGPDAAPVTTDGPSPETSDLVAGWYMVDVESRERALELAAYVSSEPGQGGEPMYEWIDVREVMSDGPADD; encoded by the coding sequence ATGCCGAAGTACCTGCTCCTCAAGCACTACCGCGGTGGCCCCGAGCAGCACCGTCCCTCTCCCCCGCTGGACCAGTGGGCGCCCGAGGACGTCGAGGCGCACATGGCCTTCCTGCGGCACGTCAGCGAGATGCTCGTCGAGACCGGCGAGTTCGTCGACGCGCAGGCGCTCACCCCCGAGCGCACCTTCGTGCGGTACGGCGGCCCGGATGCCGCTCCGGTCACCACCGACGGCCCCTCGCCCGAGACAAGCGACCTGGTGGCCGGCTGGTACATGGTCGACGTCGAGTCCCGCGAGCGGGCGCTCGAGCTGGCGGCGTACGTCTCCTCGGAGCCGGGCCAGGGCGGCGAGCCGATGTACGAGTGGATCGACGTGCGCGAGGTCATGTCCGACGGTCCCGCCGACGACTGA
- a CDS encoding DUF3072 domain-containing protein, producing the protein MTESNTHSTEEIGATEETIGGDANNTTEKDPQDWVTGDEPMTGAQKSYLDTLARDHGETLPASLTKAEASEHIDRLQGESSGPA; encoded by the coding sequence ATGACTGAATCGAACACGCATTCGACCGAAGAGATCGGCGCCACCGAGGAGACCATCGGCGGCGACGCCAACAACACGACCGAGAAGGACCCGCAGGACTGGGTGACCGGCGACGAGCCGATGACCGGCGCCCAGAAGAGCTACCTCGACACCCTGGCCCGCGACCACGGCGAGACGCTGCCGGCGTCGCTCACCAAGGCCGAGGCGTCCGAGCACATCGACCGGCTCCAGGGCGAGAGCTCCGGCCCGGCCTGA
- a CDS encoding class I SAM-dependent methyltransferase, which produces MRADHYDSFAESYAHQNETGLFNAHYEKPAMLALAGDVAGRRVLDAGCGAGPMAAALRERGAAVTGFDASPAMVRLARSRLGDDVPVLVADLTAPLPFGDEEFDDVVASLVLHYLEDWSGPLAELRRVLRPGGRLLVSVNHPVIRPVVYPDEDYFATSAYTEDYEFGDQTVPLTFWHRPLHAMTDAFGRAGFRIVTIGEPPYDPATPRELLPEGLGDRTAFLCFLFFVLETA; this is translated from the coding sequence ATGAGAGCCGACCACTACGACTCGTTCGCGGAGAGCTACGCCCACCAGAACGAGACCGGCCTGTTCAACGCCCACTACGAGAAGCCCGCGATGCTCGCGCTCGCCGGTGACGTCGCCGGGCGCCGCGTCCTCGACGCAGGGTGCGGCGCCGGCCCGATGGCCGCGGCCCTCCGCGAGCGCGGGGCGGCCGTGACCGGCTTCGACGCCAGCCCCGCCATGGTGCGGCTGGCCCGGAGCCGTCTCGGGGACGACGTGCCGGTGCTCGTGGCCGATCTCACCGCGCCGCTGCCGTTCGGCGACGAGGAGTTCGACGACGTCGTCGCGTCGCTGGTGCTGCACTACCTGGAGGACTGGTCGGGACCGCTCGCCGAGCTGCGCCGCGTGCTGCGGCCCGGTGGGCGGCTGCTGGTGTCGGTGAACCACCCCGTCATCCGGCCGGTCGTGTACCCCGACGAGGACTACTTCGCGACTTCGGCCTACACCGAGGACTACGAGTTCGGCGACCAGACCGTCCCGCTGACCTTCTGGCACCGGCCGCTGCACGCGATGACCGACGCGTTCGGTCGGGCCGGCTTCCGCATCGTGACGATCGGCGAGCCGCCGTACGACCCCGCGACGCCGCGCGAGCTGCTGCCCGAGGGCCTCGGCGACCGGACGGCGTTCCTGTGCTTCCTGTTCTTCGTGCTGGAGACGGCGTAG
- a CDS encoding Txe/YoeB family addiction module toxin, protein MRLVWDEAARADYVWWQTQDRKVLRRINTLLKDVQRGGNEGIGKPEPLKHGFHGYWSRRITDEHRLVYKMADGEIRVAACRYHYE, encoded by the coding sequence GTGAGGCTCGTCTGGGACGAGGCGGCCCGGGCGGACTACGTGTGGTGGCAGACCCAGGACCGCAAGGTGCTGCGCCGCATCAACACGCTGCTGAAGGACGTGCAGCGCGGCGGCAACGAGGGGATCGGCAAGCCCGAGCCGCTCAAGCACGGCTTCCACGGCTACTGGTCGCGGCGCATCACCGACGAGCACCGCTTGGTCTACAAGATGGCGGACGGGGAGATCCGGGTCGCGGCGTGCCGGTACCACTACGAGTGA
- a CDS encoding ArsR/SmtB family transcription factor produces the protein MDAILHALADGSRRTVLEMLREGPATAGDLAEALPIARPGVSRHLRVLREAGLVDVRQEAQRRIYSLRPQPLAEVDDWLGEYRALWQHRLDALHTEIARGKKERT, from the coding sequence ATGGACGCCATCCTGCACGCACTCGCCGACGGCAGTCGGCGCACCGTGCTCGAGATGCTCCGCGAGGGCCCGGCGACCGCCGGCGACCTCGCGGAGGCGCTGCCGATCGCCCGCCCGGGCGTGTCGCGGCACCTGCGGGTGCTGCGCGAGGCCGGCCTGGTCGACGTCCGCCAGGAGGCGCAGCGCCGGATCTACAGCCTGCGACCCCAGCCGCTCGCCGAGGTGGACGACTGGCTGGGGGAGTACCGCGCGTTGTGGCAGCACCGCCTCGACGCCCTGCACACCGAGATCGCTCGGGGGAAGAAGGAACGGACATGA
- a CDS encoding class I SAM-dependent methyltransferase → MDDPDPGSRGDASAPWQTLSAGFEQARAREDSLDRLVEWPAQRALLGDVTGLAVLDAGCGNGAKIVQLADEGAAAAVGVDISGNFLDVPAGVELLVGDLSDLAAVPGLAGRRFDRILFLQSFGYAADGVRALRTARQMLTEDGFILLTRTQPVRYALEQAERNGTSLGEEYFATEPFTYRHRGWDEQVVLTKRPYTMSDLLNTFSAAGLWPETTVEPQLSAEAAERHPHKQAVLNAYLGILVFKLRPLPTAWLEERLDQH, encoded by the coding sequence ATGGACGATCCGGACCCGGGCTCACGCGGCGACGCGAGCGCGCCGTGGCAGACGCTCTCGGCGGGCTTCGAGCAGGCCCGTGCGCGCGAGGACTCGTTGGACCGGCTGGTGGAGTGGCCGGCGCAGCGCGCGCTGCTCGGTGACGTCACCGGGCTGGCCGTCCTCGACGCCGGCTGCGGCAACGGGGCGAAGATCGTGCAGCTCGCCGACGAGGGCGCGGCCGCGGCGGTCGGCGTGGACATCAGCGGCAACTTCCTCGACGTGCCAGCAGGCGTGGAGCTGCTGGTGGGCGACCTGTCCGACCTGGCCGCCGTCCCGGGGCTCGCGGGACGGCGCTTCGACCGGATCCTGTTCCTGCAGTCCTTCGGGTACGCCGCCGACGGCGTGCGGGCCCTGCGGACCGCCCGGCAGATGCTCACCGAGGACGGCTTCATCCTGCTCACGCGCACGCAGCCGGTCCGCTACGCGCTGGAGCAGGCGGAGCGGAACGGCACGTCGCTGGGCGAGGAGTACTTCGCCACGGAGCCGTTCACGTACCGCCACCGTGGCTGGGACGAGCAGGTGGTGCTCACCAAGCGTCCGTACACGATGTCGGACCTGCTCAACACCTTCAGTGCCGCCGGCCTGTGGCCGGAGACGACGGTCGAGCCGCAGCTGTCCGCCGAGGCCGCGGAGCGTCACCCGCACAAGCAGGCGGTGCTGAACGCCTACCTCGGCATCCTGGTGTTCAAGCTGCGGCCGCTGCCGACCGCGTGGTTGGAGGAGCGGCTCGATCAACACTAA
- a CDS encoding SRPBCC domain-containing protein, whose protein sequence is MTSTETTSTGTMRDLDGVTGAVRVEDVYDTDIDDLWAACTTPARLSRWIAEVAGELREGATFDAVLTSTWSGPVRIDVCDAPRHLLLTMEPGAADETRVEAWLTTEGSGTRLVVEERGLPLDKMHFYAAGWQAHVDDLGRSLVTDGAVHPDGWSAEAPAAGWRARWDELTPAYREASGG, encoded by the coding sequence ATGACGAGCACGGAGACCACCAGCACCGGGACCATGCGCGACCTCGACGGCGTCACGGGCGCCGTCCGCGTCGAGGACGTCTACGACACCGACATCGACGACCTGTGGGCCGCGTGCACCACGCCGGCGCGGCTCTCGCGCTGGATCGCCGAGGTGGCGGGCGAGCTGCGCGAGGGCGCGACGTTCGACGCGGTGCTGACCAGCACCTGGTCCGGCCCGGTCCGGATCGACGTCTGCGACGCGCCGAGGCACCTGCTGCTGACGATGGAGCCGGGCGCCGCCGACGAGACCCGGGTCGAGGCCTGGCTGACGACCGAGGGGAGCGGCACGCGGCTCGTCGTCGAGGAGCGCGGGCTCCCGCTGGACAAGATGCACTTCTACGCGGCCGGTTGGCAGGCGCACGTCGACGACCTCGGTCGCTCGCTGGTCACCGACGGCGCCGTGCACCCGGACGGCTGGTCCGCCGAGGCGCCGGCGGCGGGTTGGCGGGCGCGCTGGGACGAGCTGACCCCGGCGTACCGCGAGGCCTCGGGCGGCTGA
- a CDS encoding type II toxin-antitoxin system Phd/YefM family antitoxin — MRTMSYSESRARYAETLSAVVDDREEVVITRAGHEPVVIVSLEDYESLKETAYLLRNPANARRLLASIERLESGAGTPHDLVE; from the coding sequence ATGCGCACCATGTCCTACTCCGAGTCCCGAGCCCGCTACGCCGAGACGCTCAGCGCGGTCGTGGACGACCGGGAGGAGGTCGTCATCACCCGGGCGGGTCACGAGCCGGTCGTGATCGTCTCGCTGGAGGACTACGAGTCGCTCAAGGAGACGGCGTACCTCCTGCGCAACCCGGCCAACGCCCGCCGGCTGCTGGCCTCCATCGAGCGCCTCGAGTCGGGCGCCGGCACGCCCCACGACCTCGTCGAGTGA
- a CDS encoding RNA polymerase sigma factor, giving the protein MTEHPTPVVDEAALRALVPRVLAGLVRRGEDFDAAEDALQEALLEALRVWPDHPPRDARAWLTTVATRRLVDARRSEAARRRREQPTAAAPEPGVTEEGDDTLLLLFCCCHPDLSPASQVALALRAVGGLTTREIAEAFFVPEATMAQRISRAKRSLAGVRLDRPGDLAVVLRVLYLVYSTAHAGRVDLAAEAIRLARQLTLATDEPEARGLLALMLLHHARLPARLDAQGRIVTLDRQDRSRWDTREIAEGVRVLQSALAAGRPGRYQVEAAIAALHDDAASAEETDWPQVLAWYDDLVALTDDPVRRDPAAVLARAVAVGHALGPEAGLRETERLRDVLGDRHRWHAVRGHLHELGGDLAAAATAYAEAARRATVVAERDHLVRQAARARAGA; this is encoded by the coding sequence ATGACCGAGCACCCGACACCCGTCGTGGACGAGGCCGCCCTGCGCGCCCTCGTCCCCCGGGTGCTCGCGGGGCTGGTGCGTCGTGGGGAGGACTTCGACGCGGCCGAGGACGCCCTGCAGGAGGCGCTGCTCGAGGCGCTCCGCGTGTGGCCCGACCACCCGCCGCGGGATGCGCGCGCATGGCTGACCACGGTGGCGACGAGGCGGCTCGTCGACGCCCGCCGCAGCGAGGCGGCCCGGCGGCGCCGGGAGCAGCCGACCGCGGCCGCGCCGGAGCCCGGGGTGACGGAGGAGGGCGACGACACCCTGCTGCTCCTGTTCTGCTGCTGCCACCCGGACCTCTCCCCCGCCTCCCAGGTGGCGCTGGCGCTGCGGGCCGTGGGCGGGCTGACCACCCGCGAGATCGCCGAGGCCTTCTTCGTGCCCGAGGCGACGATGGCGCAGCGGATCAGCCGGGCCAAGCGCTCGCTCGCCGGGGTGCGGCTCGACCGGCCCGGCGACCTGGCCGTCGTGCTCCGGGTGCTCTACCTCGTCTACTCGACCGCGCACGCGGGTCGTGTCGACCTGGCCGCCGAGGCGATCCGGCTGGCCCGCCAGCTCACCCTCGCGACCGACGAGCCCGAGGCGCGGGGGCTGCTGGCGCTGATGCTGCTCCACCACGCTCGTCTCCCGGCCCGGCTCGACGCGCAGGGCCGGATCGTCACGCTCGACCGCCAGGACCGCTCGCGCTGGGACACGAGGGAGATCGCCGAGGGGGTGCGCGTGCTGCAGTCCGCGCTGGCCGCGGGGCGGCCCGGCCGCTACCAGGTCGAGGCGGCCATCGCGGCCCTGCACGACGACGCCGCGAGCGCCGAGGAGACCGACTGGCCCCAGGTGCTGGCGTGGTACGACGACCTCGTCGCCCTCACCGACGACCCGGTCCGCCGGGATCCCGCCGCCGTGCTGGCGCGGGCGGTGGCCGTGGGTCACGCGCTCGGTCCCGAGGCCGGGCTCCGCGAGACCGAGCGGCTGCGCGACGTGCTCGGTGACCGACACCGCTGGCACGCGGTCCGCGGTCACCTGCACGAGCTCGGCGGCGACCTGGCGGCCGCGGCGACGGCGTACGCCGAGGCGGCCCGGCGCGCCACCGTCGTCGCCGAGCGCGACCACCTGGTGCGCCAGGCGGCCCGCGCCCGGGCGGGGGCCTGA